From a single Deltaproteobacteria bacterium genomic region:
- a CDS encoding DUF1566 domain-containing protein, with translation MPAKLACVPSTKTNVQPPPPGGGGTGTPNSFFCYKVKCPKAVLPPLPGADQFGSRTVTPGAAKLLCAPVQGPPTTTITTTSSTTTTTLRFVDNGDGTVTDHQTGLIWEQKVAGSGCLHCVGDTYTWSGPFPSTAPDGTVFTSFLATLDGGTTGVGDCVSSNGSTQTGGFANHCDWRLPTIAELRTILLAPFPCGTSPCIDPVFGPTAAGEYRSSTTNFTFSTPYDAWVVDFDDGQVFIDYKGNNGFVRAVRGGS, from the coding sequence ATGCCGGCTAAGCTCGCGTGCGTGCCGTCGACCAAGACCAATGTCCAGCCGCCGCCTCCAGGAGGCGGCGGGACCGGCACGCCGAACAGCTTCTTCTGCTACAAGGTGAAGTGCCCGAAAGCGGTCTTGCCCCCGCTCCCCGGCGCCGACCAGTTCGGCAGCCGCACCGTGACGCCGGGCGCGGCGAAGCTCTTGTGCGCGCCCGTGCAGGGACCGCCCACCACGACGATCACCACGACCAGCAGCACCACGACCACGACGCTGCGTTTCGTCGACAATGGCGACGGGACGGTCACGGATCATCAGACCGGGCTCATCTGGGAGCAGAAGGTCGCCGGGAGCGGCTGCCTGCATTGCGTGGGCGACACTTACACGTGGAGCGGTCCATTTCCGTCGACCGCTCCGGACGGCACGGTCTTCACGAGCTTCCTCGCGACGCTGGACGGCGGCACGACCGGGGTGGGAGACTGCGTCAGCTCGAACGGGAGCACACAGACAGGAGGATTTGCCAACCACTGCGACTGGCGGCTCCCAACCATCGCGGAGCTGCGAACGATCCTGCTGGCACCCTTCCCGTGCGGGACGAGCCCGTGCATCGATCCGGTGTTCGGGCCGACTGCGGCGGGCGAATACCGGTCGTCCACTACTAACTTTACCTTCAGCACCCCGTATGACGCGTGGGTCGTGGACTTCGACGATGGGCAGGTGTTCATCGATTACAAGGGCAACAACGGCTTCGTCCGCGCGGTGCGGGGCGGCTCGTGA